The Candidatus Planktophila sp. genome has a segment encoding these proteins:
- a CDS encoding DoxX family protein, with translation MDAVLLIGRVLFAAIFIYSGIAHITKTQALTGYATYKKVPAAKLAVIVSGLMILVGGLYIASGVYADLGALLIAIFLVPTALQMHAFWKESDATAKQSERTHFLKDISLAGAALIIFALVGAGADFGPSITGTFFNF, from the coding sequence ATGGACGCAGTACTACTCATCGGCCGAGTGCTATTTGCCGCGATTTTTATCTACTCAGGAATTGCCCACATCACCAAAACTCAAGCACTCACTGGATATGCAACATACAAAAAAGTTCCAGCGGCAAAGCTTGCAGTGATTGTGTCAGGTCTGATGATTTTAGTAGGTGGTCTCTATATTGCAAGTGGAGTGTATGCCGATCTCGGCGCGCTTCTTATTGCAATCTTCTTAGTTCCAACGGCTCTCCAGATGCACGCATTTTGGAAAGAGAGCGATGCAACTGCAAAGCAGAGCGAAAGAACGCACTTTCTAAAAGATATTTCGCTTGCAGGTGCCGCCTTAATTATTTTTGCACTAGTTGGAGCAGGCGCAGATTTCGGCCCAAGTATTACGGGCACTTTCTTTAACTTTTAA